The sequence GAACATTAGAGCAAAAAGCCAAACTGTACTATGGTAGTTTCTGCTGCAAAACGGATTTTAATTTAGTTGGAAAAATTAAAGCCTTAGTGAGTAACTAAATAAAGATACCATCTGCCGGACGACGGCAAAAGAAAAAAGCCGCCGCTTTTCTTTGCCCGGCACAGGATCGGCGGCCCACGGAGGGAGCCGCCATGCTAATATACCCTGTTTTTCAAAAGTATAGCTTGTTCCTATGGGTTTTGCAAAAGTTCAAGCCCAATGTCCATTTGCTCAACCATGAAATCATTGCCGCATAGATGATAGATTTGCTTTGCTTTTTTGATTTTTGATAAGCCGGATTGCGGATTACCTGTTGCATAGTTTAGCAAACCGTCATAATAAAGCATTGGAACTTTCCAAGATAGCATATTAGGATCAATCGTTAACTCTTGCAGTTTGTCAATCGCTTTTTCTGCAATGGTATATTGCCTGGTGCGAATCAGTTGATAGAGATTGTTCACTAACAAATGAGATAGGTATACCTGATAATCTGGATGCGCTTTATACTTTTCTAAGGTTTCCCATGCAGTAAGGAAAAGTGAGGTTTTCACATCACCATTCTCAAATATAAAGCTCATATCTGAAAATATACGAAATTCAGACAATGACCAAGTTTCCACATCAAAAAGATACTTCTGAATGTAGCTCTTGGCTACTTGATACTCGGATGAATTTTGATAATCAGGATCTCCATATACAGATCTTAATGCTACTATTTCTGCGTGTTGTAATCTGCTGGATGAAGTTTTATTTGCCTTCATTTCATCATAGAATTTCTTTTCTATATCGGCAGAGTATGATGGATCATTTTTTATTCGCTCAAGATTAACATTCAGCAAAGGTTCATGGCAAGGTGTTGTTTTGTACTGGCTATGTATCAGAAGAAGTTCATCCACGGAAATCATTAGCCTATCCAAAATTTTCAGCATGAGATTAAACTTGATGTCATACATTCCCTTCTCAAAATCAATGGCAAAGGACTTACTCAAAATGCCGGTATATATTTCTTTATGAGAAAAGCCCTTGCTTAATCTAATCTTACGAATCGTGATACCGTATGTTTCCATAAATCTCACCTCTTACTTGACTAATACCCATTATATCACATCCAAGCAAAAATGGTCTGAATACTCGGACTTATTTTGCGCTGATAGCTAAGACTTTTATAATGAGGGAGAAAGGAGGTGCTGCAAATGAAAAAAAGCACTATCCCCGGAACAAAAATCATTAAGGTTGTTGCCGGGAAGAATGGCAGTGAAGAAAAGCTGCGAAAAGATTTGGAGAAGATCGGCAAAATTGAACTCTTAGGGAAAGCGTTAAAAAGTGTTTTTTCGCTGTGAGTTGTTCCAACATTACCAGGCAACCGTATCTATGAGCTGCTAAATGTGTGGCTGCTATTTTACATTCCTTGCATTGGAGATAGGAAGTTATACAAGAACTTAAATATCAAAGAATCTGCCGGACGACGGCAAAAGAAAAAAGCCGTCGTGCAGCAGCCCTATTGACACGCCCATACGTTCAGCGGCGGCTTTGAGAAATCAAGGCCGCCGTTTCCTTTTGCCCTGACAGCTCACACGGCGGCATAGAAGGAGGATGCTGCCATGCTGCGCCGGATGCTGTCCCCGCCTGATCTGACAAGGGCCAGCCGCTCAAGAAAAGCTCGTTCCAGTCGGCGGAGATGTTCGGCCATGAGTGTGAACTATACCATGTAAACAATCTGCATATCACTTGCTATTGCGCCCGGTGGGTCTGTGACCTGCCGGGCGCTTTTTGTGATTTCCTGCGGTCGGGCTGGCTGGCTGTTGATTTTCTCAAATTTTCTTCAAAAAGGAGGCGCTTAGCGGGCAGAACACGCTCTCGCAGGATTGGTAGTAGCGGAAAGGGAGAGAACCACCTGATCCCCCCATGGAAAGGGGGTGAAACTGATGGAATCTAACCCCCGCGACTATGGCGAGCAATGCCGGTTCGATGCTTTTTGCAAGAAGGTATTGCGAAACGAGGCCAGAGCCTACCTGCGGAACATGAAACGCCAAAGAGAGCGTGAAGCCTTCTTTAGCGACTTGTCCCAGGCGGAGCTGGACAAGCTCTGCGTCGTGGATTGTTACCCCAGCGACAGCATTGTGTTCTCGTCGCACGGCTACGATCTACATATCGACAACGAGCTTGTGGCCGAGGCTTTCTCCGCTTTGCCGCACACGGAGCAGAGCATTTTGATTTTGCACTGCACCCTGGGCCTGGCAGACGGTGAGATCGGCAATCTCGTTGGGATGTCCCGTAGCGCCGTTCAGCGGCACCGGACGAAGGCGCTGCAGGAGCTGCGCGAAGCATTGTCGGCGCTGATGCCGAAAGGAGGCTGAGGAAGATGACAGAGCCCATCCACAAGGGAAAGGACCTGCCGCCCGTTTGGGTGATTCACGCGGCCTCCGGCGGTGACAGCGAGGCCATGGAGCAAGTGCTGCGGTACTACGACGACTATATGAGCCGCCTGTGTACCCGTACTCTCTATGACAAGGACGGAACCCCTCATGTGTGCGTGGATACCCACATGAAACGCTGTCTGGAAATCCGACTGATCCGGGCCGTGATGCGCGCCTGATCCTTTCAGCCCTGGCAGAAGGCAAGCGGCTTACCCTTTCCTCCTTTGCCGATGCCGGGGACTGACCCCACCTTGACAAAGAAAGCCTTCGGGCAGCATAAGGCAGACGGATACGATCTGTCTGTGTGGAGCCGGTCGGCCGGTGCGCCATGAAGTCTGTTGCAAGTCCGCAGGACGGGACCCCTACCAAACAGGTGAGCGACAAAACCAGGCCGCGAAACAGGTGTGGCAGCCTGTGGGCGAGGATGCACAGACAGGATAATGAGACTCCCGCGTTGAACGCCCTCAAAGCATTGCGCGGCGCACCCATCAGCATGGGCCGGGGTGAAATTCCCGTGGAGCTGTAGCCAGCAGCCATCCGTTTTTTTGCCTCTTTTATTTTCAGATAAATCTTCTGCTTTTCTGTTTACGGATAATTCGTAAACTTTCCATTAGCAGCAGACAAACCCGAAATGGCGCGGTACAATGAGGGTGGAAGTTATGAATGAACACCCTTTTGTGTGCCGTTTCTGACTGGAAAGGAGGCTGCCGTGTCAGAAATTCAGAACGGTACGGAGAGAAGGCCTTTGGAGTGCCGCACCTATACGGTCAACGAGGTTGCCCGTATATTGGGTGTCAGCCGGACACAGGCATACCGCCTTGTGCAGGAGGGCCTTTTCAAAAGCGTACGAATTGGTAACGCCATACGAATTCCCAAGCGGTCGTTTGACAAGTGGCTGGAGCCGCTTGATCTGTGACATCAGAAAGGAAGGTTCGTTATGGCATCTATCATCAAGAGAAAGAAAAACTATTCTATTGTTTATACCTATGTAGACGAGAACGGCGAGACCAAGCAGAAGTGGGAAACCCGCACTTCCTACCAAGAGGCATTGAAGCGCAAGGCAGAGATTGAGAGTCAGAAAAGCTCCAACTCCTTCCTTCCGCCCACCAATCAGAATATTGCGGAGTTCCTGTCCGACTTCGTTTCCCTATACGGCGAAAAGCGGTGGGGCGTATCCATGTATGACAGCCAAAACTCGCTGATTGCCAACTACATCAACCCTATCATCGGGGACATGAAGGTGCAGGACATCACCACGCGGGTGGTGGACAAGTACATCCAGACCTTGCAGAAAACCCCCGCGGTGAACACCAGGACGCATCACGCCAAAACGGAGTTCGTGACCAACGCCACCATCGAGAAGATCATCAAACTTCTCCGTTGTGCCTTCAAGCAGGCAGTTCGGTGGGAGCTGGTTGCCAAGAACCCCTTTGACAATGTGGTTCTGCCCAAAGTGGAATACAAGAAGCGGGACATCTGGACCGCCGATATGATCCGCACCGCCCTGGACCAGTGTACGGACAGCAAACTCTATGTGGCAATGAATCTGGCCTTTGCCTGTTCGCTGCGTATGGGTGAGATTCTGGGGCTGACCTGGAGCAACGTCCACATCTCCGATGAAGAAATCGCCGATGACAACGCCTATGTCTACATCGACAAGGAGCTGGCGCGGGCCTCCAAGCGGGCCATTGAGATGCTGGGGCAAAAGGACATCTATCATGTGTTCACGCCGCTGTTTCCAAACACCAGCACCAGGATCATTTTGAAGAAGCCCAAGACCGATTCCAGCATCCGCAAGGTGTGGCTGCCCAAGACCCTGGCGTATATCTTGCGGGAATGGAAATCCGCACAAGATGAGCTGCGGGCGCTGCTCCGCGACGAGTATCAGGACTACGACCTGGTGGTGGCACTGGCCAATGGCCGCCCCTGTGAGGACCGTATCATCCTGAAGTCGTTTGAGAAGCTGCGGGAGAAAGCGGGGCTGCCCAAAGTGGTCTTTCACTCCCTACGCCATTCCAGT is a genomic window of Intestinimonas massiliensis (ex Afouda et al. 2020) containing:
- a CDS encoding helix-turn-helix domain-containing protein produces the protein MSEIQNGTERRPLECRTYTVNEVARILGVSRTQAYRLVQEGLFKSVRIGNAIRIPKRSFDKWLEPLDL
- a CDS encoding helix-turn-helix domain-containing protein, which encodes MTEPIHKGKDLPPVWVIHAASGGDSEAMEQVLRYYDDYMSRLCTRTLYDKDGTPHVCVDTHMKRCLEIRLIRAVMRA
- a CDS encoding Rgg/GadR/MutR family transcriptional regulator: METYGITIRKIRLSKGFSHKEIYTGILSKSFAIDFEKGMYDIKFNLMLKILDRLMISVDELLLIHSQYKTTPCHEPLLNVNLERIKNDPSYSADIEKKFYDEMKANKTSSSRLQHAEIVALRSVYGDPDYQNSSEYQVAKSYIQKYLFDVETWSLSEFRIFSDMSFIFENGDVKTSLFLTAWETLEKYKAHPDYQVYLSHLLVNNLYQLIRTRQYTIAEKAIDKLQELTIDPNMLSWKVPMLYYDGLLNYATGNPQSGLSKIKKAKQIYHLCGNDFMVEQMDIGLELLQNP
- a CDS encoding site-specific integrase: MASIIKRKKNYSIVYTYVDENGETKQKWETRTSYQEALKRKAEIESQKSSNSFLPPTNQNIAEFLSDFVSLYGEKRWGVSMYDSQNSLIANYINPIIGDMKVQDITTRVVDKYIQTLQKTPAVNTRTHHAKTEFVTNATIEKIIKLLRCAFKQAVRWELVAKNPFDNVVLPKVEYKKRDIWTADMIRTALDQCTDSKLYVAMNLAFACSLRMGEILGLTWSNVHISDEEIADDNAYVYIDKELARASKRAIEMLGQKDIYHVFTPLFPNTSTRIILKKPKTDSSIRKVWLPKTLAYILREWKSAQDELRALLRDEYQDYDLVVALANGRPCEDRIILKSFEKLREKAGLPKVVFHSLRHSSTTYKLKLNHGDLKATQGDTGHAQIDMITSVYAHILDEDRKINAQKFESAFYANPDLRSVRPPEEPKEPAPATLDLEALVEQLRKSPELANTLAALLASAPSEK
- a CDS encoding RNA polymerase sigma factor, whose product is MESNPRDYGEQCRFDAFCKKVLRNEARAYLRNMKRQREREAFFSDLSQAELDKLCVVDCYPSDSIVFSSHGYDLHIDNELVAEAFSALPHTEQSILILHCTLGLADGEIGNLVGMSRSAVQRHRTKALQELREALSALMPKGG